CGAGCGGGTCGACGCCTCGTTCACCGCCGAGTGGAACGCCGCACTGGCCGAGCTCGCTCCGCACCTGCCGCCGTCGACGAGCGCGTTCGGCGAGCACGGCGACCTGCTGCTCTACAACTACCCGGGAGAGCTCGCCGACCCCGCGCGCGAGGCCCTGCTGCCGCCGCACGTCTGGCTCGGCTCGGCCGTGCGGGCCGAACCCGTGGACGCCGAGGTCGCCGCCTGGCTGGCCGCCGGCGCCGCGCCGGACCCCGTGCCGGACGCCGTGCCGGACGCCGAAGCCGACCCCGCGGTCGACCCTGCGTCCTCCGCCGCCCTCGCATCCGCGGTCGACCAGGCCGCACCCGCACCCGCACCTGCCGCCGCCCTCGCGACCGCCGGCGACCAGGCCGCACCCGCACCCGCACCGGCCGCCGCCCCGTTCGTCTACGTCAGCTTCGGCAGCTTCCTGTCGGTGAGGTCGGACGTGCTCGGGCGCGTGGCCGAGGCCCTGCGGCGCGTCGGGGTGCGGGCCGCGATCGCGCTCGGCTCGGGCGACCGGGCCGACCTCGGCGAGGTGCCGGCCGACTGGCTGGTGCGGGAGTTCCTGCCGCAGGTGACCCTGCTCGACGCGGCGACCGCGGCCGTCACGCACGGCGGCAACAACAGCGTGACCGAGGCGATGACCGCGGGCGTGCCCGTCGTCGTCCTACCGTTCTCGACCGACCAGTTCGCCGGAGCCGCGGCCCTCGAGCGCACCGGGGTGGGCGTCGCGCTCGCCCCGAACACGGCGACCGTCGACGAACTGGCGGAGGCGCTGCGGCACGTGCTCGACCTGCCGACGCGCGACCCCGGTGCGGCCGGGCGCCTGGCCGGTCTGGCGGCGTCCCTGCGCGAGACGCCCGGACGGGCACGAGCCCACGCGGCACTCACCGGGCGCGACTGACCGACCTGGCCCGCGCCTCCTGGTCCCCCCGCCTGCCGAGATGTCACGACGTGCCGCTCACCTTCGAAGGTGAGCGGCGCGTCGTGACATCTCGACGGTCCGTCCGAGGCCCGGACGGCAGGAGGCGCGGGTCGGCCTACATCGTCCGGGTGTTCAGGATGCCGCCGTCGACGTCGAGCAGGGCCCCGTGCACGAAGGTCGCCTCGTCCGACGCCAGGTAGCGCACCGCGTACGCGATGTCGACGGGACGCACGGGTCGACCGGCCGGAGTGGCCGCGGTCAGGGCGTCGAGGATCGCCGCCGACTCG
This genomic interval from Frigoribacterium sp. Leaf415 contains the following:
- a CDS encoding glycosyltransferase, whose protein sequence is MTLLVISPDYASHLLPLATLATEWRDRGERVVVATGPATAAIVESFGFERVHLQLGRGSNPGVIRAEEQVAEEDASLRGFFDATRLGMVETLSYQARERLTDLMWQPVATARAVLDVVAAVQPDQIVVDHLAFSARLALVAGGVPFADVVLGHPTALPVGDEVYGCPPEWPAAFGGAGAARPVGDAGRTTDVVSNHPHAWFDSTSVVRPGSGSGSESAPEGIAGLRELCERVDASFTAEWNAALAELAPHLPPSTSAFGEHGDLLLYNYPGELADPAREALLPPHVWLGSAVRAEPVDAEVAAWLAAGAAPDPVPDAVPDAEADPAVDPASSAALASAVDQAAPAPAPAAALATAGDQAAPAPAPAAAPFVYVSFGSFLSVRSDVLGRVAEALRRVGVRAAIALGSGDRADLGEVPADWLVREFLPQVTLLDAATAAVTHGGNNSVTEAMTAGVPVVVLPFSTDQFAGAAALERTGVGVALAPNTATVDELAEALRHVLDLPTRDPGAAGRLAGLAASLRETPGRARAHAALTGRD